The following proteins come from a genomic window of Calditrichota bacterium:
- a CDS encoding T9SS type A sorting domain-containing protein, with amino-acid sequence AKAGVQKLTLGEGNNIVNLPIEVSSGTTLDVGQSVLAGNGIFVLNPGATLATAHSDGVAGFLGTLPAGVVTLSTAANYTFNGTTRQVTSAAMPSVVNDLTINNSEGVVLSQPTTINGVLHLVAGEFDNTIPFVLGPNGSISFEGGSLKVSVGVVEREPEVPTQFALLQNYPNPFNPVTTIRYMLPVSAHVTLTVYDASGRQVAQLVDAKQGPGVYAVLWNATDVASGVYYCRLTAGSFTQARKLVVTK; translated from the coding sequence CGCCAAGGCTGGGGTGCAGAAGCTGACCTTGGGTGAGGGCAACAACATTGTCAACTTGCCCATCGAGGTGAGCTCTGGCACCACGTTGGACGTAGGGCAGAGCGTGTTAGCGGGCAACGGCATCTTTGTCTTGAATCCTGGCGCAACGCTGGCAACGGCTCACAGCGATGGCGTGGCGGGCTTCTTGGGGACATTGCCAGCCGGAGTGGTGACGCTGAGCACTGCTGCCAACTACACGTTCAATGGAACCACGCGCCAGGTAACCAGCGCGGCGATGCCATCGGTAGTGAATGATCTGACCATCAACAACTCTGAGGGAGTGGTCCTATCGCAGCCCACCACCATCAACGGCGTGTTGCACCTGGTCGCCGGCGAGTTCGATAACACGATTCCCTTTGTGTTGGGCCCCAACGGCTCGATCTCCTTTGAGGGAGGCAGTCTTAAGGTGAGCGTCGGGGTGGTGGAACGGGAACCAGAAGTGCCGACGCAATTTGCGCTCTTGCAAAACTACCCGAATCCGTTCAATCCGGTGACCACGATTCGCTACATGTTGCCCGTCAGCGCTCACGTGACTTTGACGGTGTACGACGCAAGCGGACGTCAGGTGGCGCAACTTGTGGATGCTAAGCAAGGCCCGGGTGTCTACGCTGTCCTGTGGAACGCTACGGATGTTGCCAGCGGCGTGTACTACTGCCGGCTTACCGCTGGATCGTTCACCCAGGCGCGCAAGCTGGTCGTGACGAAGTGA
- a CDS encoding right-handed parallel beta-helix repeat-containing protein codes for MFYIAPHGENANPGTLDQPWATLDYATNQAQPGDVFVLRGGVYYHNATIKISRHGTAEKPITIVAYPGETPILDFSGQAEESSQNGIRLNGWYWHVIGITVRYAGHNGIRMDGSYNILDQVTAYGNRDSGIHMAGNASYNLIKNCDSFWNFDRISAGENADGFGAKFDILPGNHFYGCRAWENSDDGFDFWRAANTITVENCWAFHNGDPSLFGNPANFGGDGNGFKLGGDYVPGDHVVVRCLAFDNLGPARQSKGFDHNNNTGALTLLHNTAYNNGRNFYFPRDPIRGQSLFVNNLSVTSSVLATVPPTAVVAGNSWQIGVSLDEDVFLSVDTQLAKSARQRDGSLPEVELLKPKPSSPVVDRGVLSGQPYCGSAPDIGAYEVEMGEWHGPFVERGSGAKIKELLVYDVENAQGWGVRADFAQGMDPYGDGTTVLSVPEGLRVWEWVQTSPGSRTKNYLFTLAEFVTEEACEIFVAHSTRIAAKPEWLQEYESTGLTLTLAGAGGAQEVLALFRRATEPGDRVVLGRNSKDGTTAAAMYLVLVGSTSQGVASGDLFVPAELDLVKAYPNPFSGSTTIRYEVGAAGYVALQVFDLNGRQVAELAKGLHQQGTYAVTWQPDALPVGVYFCRLRTGKNLGVQRLLLLR; via the coding sequence GTGTTCTACATTGCCCCGCACGGGGAGAACGCCAATCCGGGCACGTTGGACCAACCTTGGGCAACGCTTGACTACGCGACTAATCAGGCGCAACCCGGCGATGTATTTGTGCTGCGAGGAGGGGTCTATTACCACAATGCGACCATCAAGATCTCTCGGCACGGCACGGCCGAAAAGCCGATAACCATCGTGGCGTACCCGGGAGAGACGCCAATACTGGATTTCTCTGGTCAGGCAGAAGAGAGCAGTCAGAATGGCATCCGCCTCAATGGCTGGTATTGGCATGTCATCGGAATCACCGTACGGTACGCGGGCCATAACGGCATCCGCATGGATGGGAGCTACAACATCCTGGATCAAGTGACGGCTTACGGCAACCGCGACAGCGGCATTCATATGGCCGGAAATGCTTCGTACAATCTCATCAAGAACTGCGACAGCTTTTGGAACTTTGACCGGATTAGCGCAGGCGAAAACGCGGATGGGTTTGGGGCAAAGTTCGACATTCTCCCAGGGAACCATTTCTATGGATGCCGTGCGTGGGAGAATTCTGACGACGGCTTTGACTTCTGGCGCGCAGCAAACACGATTACCGTGGAGAACTGCTGGGCGTTCCACAACGGTGACCCGTCGTTGTTCGGGAATCCCGCGAACTTTGGGGGAGACGGCAACGGCTTCAAACTCGGCGGTGACTATGTGCCGGGCGACCATGTCGTTGTGCGGTGCCTGGCCTTCGACAACCTTGGCCCGGCTCGACAGTCGAAAGGCTTCGACCACAACAACAACACGGGTGCCTTGACTCTATTGCACAATACCGCCTACAACAACGGGAGGAACTTCTACTTTCCGAGGGACCCAATTCGAGGCCAATCGCTATTTGTGAACAACCTGAGCGTGACGTCTTCGGTGCTGGCCACGGTCCCGCCAACTGCAGTTGTGGCGGGCAACAGCTGGCAAATTGGGGTTTCGCTCGATGAGGACGTGTTCCTCAGCGTCGATACTCAGCTTGCAAAGTCGGCGCGGCAGAGAGACGGTTCCCTTCCGGAGGTTGAGCTCCTTAAGCCAAAGCCAAGCAGTCCTGTTGTCGACCGTGGGGTTCTTTCTGGGCAGCCCTACTGCGGCAGTGCTCCCGACATAGGCGCCTACGAAGTGGAGATGGGAGAATGGCATGGGCCGTTTGTCGAGCGCGGTTCAGGGGCAAAGATCAAAGAGCTGCTCGTGTACGATGTGGAGAACGCACAGGGGTGGGGCGTGCGTGCCGATTTCGCTCAGGGCATGGATCCGTACGGAGACGGAACAACTGTGCTGTCGGTCCCCGAGGGATTGCGCGTGTGGGAATGGGTCCAGACATCCCCCGGTTCGCGAACCAAGAACTATCTGTTTACCCTGGCCGAGTTTGTCACCGAAGAGGCATGCGAGATCTTTGTGGCCCATTCTACCCGCATTGCTGCGAAACCTGAGTGGCTACAGGAGTACGAGTCTACGGGTCTAACCCTCACCCTCGCCGGCGCCGGGGGGGCGCAGGAAGTGTTGGCGTTGTTTCGTAGAGCTACTGAACCGGGAGACAGGGTCGTGCTTGGGCGGAACTCTAAGGACGGCACGACCGCCGCCGCCATGTACCTCGTCCTCGTCGGCTCGACATCGCAAGGAGTTGCAAGCGGCGACCTCTTCGTACCCGCAGAATTGGACCTTGTCAAGGCCTATCCGAATCCCTTTTCTGGGTCAACCACCATCCGGTACGAAGTTGGAGCGGCAGGCTACGTCGCCCTGCAAGTGTTTGATCTGAACGGAAGGCAAGTGGCTGAGCTCGCGAAAGGTCTCCATCAGCAGGGCACGTACGCCGTAACTTGGCAGCCTGACGCCCTCCCGGTGGGGGTCTACTTCTGCCGGCTTCGCACGGGGAAGAATCTGGGGGTGCAGAGGCTTCTGTTGCTCCGTTGA
- a CDS encoding DUF4861 domain-containing protein, which yields MRLSTMALGVALLASLTCGKSDLERVYPETVVLYAQNPTAFPRRDEPVTLDISRIKAKAPDFNPRAYVLLCAGTEIASQAEDLDGDGQPENITAVLDLPASGKRLLRLRYAPEGSRERTYPKRTQAELSVKTGGEFVGRKYVGGHFVNVRSLRVPPEHTDHSEFIRYEGPGWESDLVGYRFYLDWRNAIDVFGKKVPKMVLHDVGQDGFESYHQMADWGMDILKVGESLGIGSLGMWVDGQAQRVSVTDSVVCEVVLNGPVRSLIRTKYFGWKVGGKAYDLVSELTIVAGSRITTHQVQISGEAPNVCTGIVKDPSAELLRSGIGGDWAYMATYGKQSLAGDSLGLAVLFRTHDFAGYAEDEHSHVVLLRPENGRVTYAFLAAWEGEPSGIKTKAEFLKYLDETVQRLANPVVVAH from the coding sequence ATGCGATTGTCAACCATGGCTCTGGGCGTAGCCTTGTTGGCAAGCTTGACGTGTGGCAAGTCTGACTTGGAGCGCGTCTATCCGGAGACGGTTGTCCTATACGCACAGAACCCGACTGCGTTCCCTCGCAGGGACGAACCGGTGACCCTTGACATCAGCCGCATCAAGGCGAAAGCCCCGGATTTCAACCCCAGGGCCTATGTGCTGCTCTGTGCGGGGACAGAAATAGCAAGTCAGGCGGAAGACTTGGACGGAGATGGACAACCGGAGAACATCACGGCCGTGCTGGACTTGCCGGCGAGCGGCAAGAGATTGTTGCGCCTAAGGTACGCCCCAGAAGGTTCAAGAGAGCGGACTTACCCGAAGAGGACACAGGCCGAGCTCTCTGTCAAGACTGGTGGCGAGTTCGTGGGACGCAAGTACGTGGGTGGTCATTTCGTAAACGTGCGCTCGCTCCGTGTGCCCCCCGAGCACACCGATCATTCCGAATTCATCCGCTACGAAGGTCCCGGTTGGGAATCCGATTTGGTGGGATACCGTTTCTACCTGGACTGGAGGAACGCAATCGATGTCTTCGGCAAAAAGGTGCCCAAGATGGTGCTCCACGACGTGGGACAGGACGGATTTGAGTCGTACCACCAGATGGCCGACTGGGGCATGGATATCCTCAAGGTGGGCGAATCGCTGGGCATCGGTTCCCTCGGTATGTGGGTCGACGGCCAGGCACAGCGCGTGAGCGTGACGGACAGCGTCGTGTGTGAGGTGGTACTCAACGGACCGGTACGATCGCTCATCAGGACCAAGTATTTCGGCTGGAAGGTGGGCGGCAAGGCCTATGACCTTGTGTCCGAGCTTACCATAGTGGCCGGTAGCCGCATCACCACCCACCAAGTTCAAATCTCTGGTGAGGCGCCTAACGTGTGTACCGGAATCGTCAAAGATCCCTCAGCAGAACTTCTGCGTTCGGGCATAGGGGGAGATTGGGCGTACATGGCTACCTACGGCAAACAGAGCCTTGCCGGAGATAGCTTGGGGTTGGCCGTGCTCTTCAGAACCCACGATTTTGCTGGGTATGCAGAGGATGAGCACAGTCACGTGGTGCTCTTGCGCCCTGAGAACGGAAGGGTGACCTACGCTTTCTTGGCTGCGTGGGAGGGAGAGCCCTCGGGGATCAAAACCAAAGCGGAATTTCTCAAGTACTTAGACGAAACGGTGCAGAGGTTGGCCAACCCAGTCGTCGTTGCCCACTGA
- the kduI gene encoding 5-dehydro-4-deoxy-D-glucuronate isomerase, with translation MEIRYPADPIRFQRMTTEEIRGSFLVDTLFVPDEVVLLYSEVDRAVLGSAVPVTKPLHLGASRELAADYFCERRELGLLNVGGTGRVVVDGKSYELRNKDMLYIGQGARDVSFESERSDVPAAFYLLSFPAHAAFPTRKVAMEEAEAVHLGQAANCNERTIYKYIHPGGIKSCQLVMGLTVLAPGSNWNTMPPHTHERRTEIYLYFDMAEETRVFHFMGMAEETRHIVIANRQAVISPSWSIHAGVGTGPYSFCWGMGGENQTFEDMDVIEMTRLR, from the coding sequence GTGGAGATACGCTATCCTGCTGACCCGATTCGCTTCCAGCGAATGACCACCGAGGAAATCCGAGGCTCTTTCCTCGTGGACACTCTCTTTGTGCCTGACGAAGTCGTCTTGCTCTACTCCGAAGTCGACAGAGCGGTTCTCGGATCCGCTGTGCCCGTGACGAAGCCGCTCCATCTCGGTGCATCGAGGGAACTTGCGGCAGACTACTTCTGCGAGCGCCGCGAACTCGGGCTACTCAACGTGGGTGGGACGGGAAGGGTGGTCGTGGACGGGAAGAGCTACGAGTTGCGCAACAAGGATATGCTGTACATTGGTCAGGGCGCGAGAGACGTCTCATTTGAAAGCGAACGCTCAGACGTCCCTGCTGCCTTCTACCTGCTCAGCTTCCCTGCCCATGCGGCTTTCCCCACCAGAAAGGTGGCGATGGAGGAGGCCGAAGCAGTGCATCTTGGCCAGGCGGCCAATTGCAACGAGCGGACGATTTACAAGTACATCCACCCCGGGGGGATCAAGAGCTGCCAGCTGGTCATGGGCCTCACGGTGCTCGCACCAGGCTCAAACTGGAATACCATGCCCCCGCACACGCACGAGAGACGCACGGAGATCTACCTCTACTTTGACATGGCTGAGGAGACGCGGGTATTTCACTTCATGGGCATGGCGGAAGAGACACGCCACATCGTGATAGCCAATCGCCAAGCGGTCATTTCGCCCAGCTGGTCCATTCATGCCGGTGTGGGCACAGGACCCTACTCCTTCTGCTGGGGTATGGGTGGCGAGAATCAGACCTTCGAAGACATGGATGTCATTGAGATGACAAGGCTCAGGTAG
- the kduD gene encoding 2-dehydro-3-deoxy-D-gluconate 5-dehydrogenase KduD: MILDKFRLDGKVAIVTGAARGLGQAMAVGLAEAGADVVVVDVLDMEQTTRCIEDLGRRCAAVKTDLRKLESIDLIVRQALERMGSIDILVNNAGIIRRAPVLEFELKDWDEVMDVNVRTLFFLTQAVAKVMVQQGRGGKIINIASMLSFQGGILVPSYTASKSAVMGLTRLLANELAPHNINVNAIAPGYMATDNTAPLRADPVRSKAILERIPAGRWGEPEDLKGVVVFLASEASAYMHGYTVAVDGGWLAR, translated from the coding sequence ATGATTCTGGACAAGTTCCGCCTAGACGGAAAAGTGGCAATTGTGACAGGCGCGGCGCGCGGACTCGGGCAGGCCATGGCCGTTGGCCTGGCGGAAGCAGGGGCCGACGTGGTGGTTGTCGATGTGCTGGACATGGAACAGACCACACGGTGCATCGAGGACTTGGGCAGACGCTGCGCGGCCGTAAAGACCGACTTGCGCAAGCTCGAAAGCATCGACCTGATTGTGCGACAAGCCCTGGAGCGCATGGGCTCCATCGACATACTGGTCAACAACGCTGGCATCATCCGGCGCGCTCCTGTGCTGGAGTTTGAACTGAAGGACTGGGATGAGGTGATGGACGTCAATGTGCGCACGCTTTTTTTCCTCACCCAGGCGGTGGCAAAAGTGATGGTCCAGCAGGGGAGAGGGGGGAAGATCATCAACATCGCATCCATGCTCTCCTTCCAGGGGGGCATCCTTGTGCCCTCATACACGGCCTCGAAAAGCGCCGTAATGGGTTTGACTCGCCTGCTGGCCAACGAGCTTGCTCCCCACAACATCAATGTCAACGCCATTGCCCCAGGGTACATGGCCACCGACAACACGGCTCCCCTGCGCGCGGACCCGGTGCGGAGCAAAGCAATCCTCGAGCGAATCCCTGCGGGAAGATGGGGCGAACCGGAAGACCTGAAAGGCGTCGTCGTGTTTCTGGCTTCAGAAGCTTCGGCCTATATGCACGGCTATACTGTGGC